GACCGCAATATAGCAGAGCTGCGGGACATTCTGAACCGTAAGGCACCCAAATATCTGCCGGATGCGGAAGTACTTCTTGCAGAGATGTCTTATGAGCTGATCCCTGCAGTTGACTATGCGGAAAAGCTGATACGTGATGCAAAAGACCAGCCAATACTGAATGCCGCTATCGTCTCCGATGTAGATGTGATCCTGACCGGAGATAAAGACTTTTTAAGTCTCGATATGGAACATCCAAAATGCATGACGGCTACACAGTTCTTTGAGTATGAAGGCGTGGAGGAATGACCTCTGCGCCTTTTCTGTTTGCGCGTCATGGGCGCGCTCTAACGGGTGCAAGTCCCGAACATGCCCGGATAGTGGGAAATGTATAGCTGAACAGCAAGGGTGTCCATCGCGAGGTGGAATCTGAAGGAAGCTGTAGGCAAATCTCTGGTCCGACGGACAGAAATCGCATATAAGGCTAGGCTACGAGAGATAAGCTGGCAGAAAGCAACGAAGTCTAATAACTATCACGTTTGTAGTAGCAGAGTAAATGCGGCGGATATATGGAGAGAAAGAGCGTGCACCTTAAGCGTGGAGGTCTCACAGAGGTTCCATCAGCCTAGTAACAACGAACTGTGAGAAGTCAGCAGAGTCCATAGTAGTGAGGAAGTCTCAGTAATGGAGATGGAGCGAAGGGGCGAACAATCAATCAGTTTGAGTAGGTCTCGTGTTGCAGAAGAGACAGACATCCGCCGTAACCAATCGGGGAAAAGATGGTCAAATCAAGCGAGACGGAAAGGAAAGAACGCATGGACACAAGTAGTCTAATGGAGCAGATATTATCCAGAGATAATCTCAACAGAGCGTACCTGCAAGTCGTACGAAACAAAGGTGCAGAGGGAGTGGACGGAATGAAGTACACGGAACTTAAGGAGCACCTTGCAAAGAACGGCGAAATCATCAAGGAACAGCTGAGGACAAGGAAATATAAGCCTCAGCCAGTACGAAGAGTGGAGATACCAAAGACGGATGGCGGTGTCAGAAATCTGGGAGTACCAACAGTAACAGACAGATTTGTACAACAAGCCATAGCACAAGTGTTAACACCAATCTATGAAGAACAGTTTCATGACCACAGTTATGGATTTAGACCAAACAGATGTGCACAGCAGGCAATCCTTGCGGCACTCGACATGATGAATGACGGAAATGACTGGATTGTAGATATTGACCTGGAAAAGTTCTTTGACACAGTAAACCATGACAAGTTAATGACTTTAATTGGCAGAACAATCAAAGATGGAGATGTTATCTCTATTGTAAGGAAATATCTTGTAAGCGGAATCATGATAGATGATGAGTACAGGGAATCAGTTGTGGGAACACCACAAGGAGGAAATCTTTCTCCGCTGTTAGCAAACATCATGCTCAATGAACTCGATAAGGAAATGGAAAAGCGAGGGTTGAACTTTGTAAGATATGCGGATGACTGCATTATCATGGTAGGAAGCGAAATGTCTGCAAAGCGGGTGATGAGAAATATATCACGTTTCATCGAAGAGAAACTGGGACTCAAGGTCAACATGACCAAGAGCAAAGCAGACAGACCACAAGGGTTAAAATACCTTGGATTCGGATTCTACTATGACCCAATGGCACACCAATACAAGGCTAAACCACATGCAAAATCAGCTGAGAAATTTAAGAAGAAGATGAAAGAACTCACCTGCCGTAGCTGGGGCGTTAGCAACAGCTATAAAGTGGAGAAACTCAACCAACTCATCAGAGGATGGATAAACTACTTCAGGATAGGAAGCATGAAAACGCTCTGTAGAGAACTGGACGGAAACATCAGATATTAGATTGCGCATGTGTATATGGAAACACTGGAAAACTCCCCAGAACAGAGCAAAGAATCTGATGAAACTTGATGTACCAAGATGGGCGGCATACAATATCGCTTATTGTGGCGATAAATACGCTCGTCTCGCACACAATGGCTGGATACAGAAAGCTATAAGTACAAAGAGACTAACCTCATTTGGATTAGTCTCAATGCTGGATTACTACACCGAGAGGTGTGTCACTTGTTAAGTTGATTGAACCGCCGTGTACCGAACGGTACGCACGGTGGTGTGAGAGGTCGGAATTTCTCATTTAAGAGAAATTCCTCCTACTCGATTCTGCAAATCCCTGTCTTGACCGACAGAGAGAGGACAGGCAGCAACCAGTACACAAACAGTCCAGCACCGTATAATGTGGAATGTCTTTCTGATATACCACGAAGCAGATATTCATGCCTGCGGGTATTTGCCGGGAATTACAAAAACAGGAAAAACGGCACTTTTTTGATAAAAAATGGACTGTGCATTCCTTGGATAATTGAATATAATAAAAATATTTAGCAGAAGGAGGAAAATGCAGTGAAGCAGATTTATCGTTCATATAAGGTAAATAATATGGTTCTTTTGTATCTTCTGGACAGTGAAACACAGACGATGGGATTTACTGTGCTGCCGGAAGATATGGGCGCTGATAGAAGAAGCAATCGCTCTTTACAGAAAATGTACGCCGATTATCAGAAATGCAAGAGTGAGCCGCAGCGGATCCGTGGTACGTTCTTATGCAAAGCCGGAGGGGTATCAGATCGTTGAATTGCTCAGCGAAGAAGGAGCGCTTCTGGTCGTACACAGCTTTCAGCATGAGGGGATAATTGCAGGGTATCAGAAAAATCTGAGAGGTTATCATATCAGCAGCATGTTTGCAGATAACGCAATCAGTGCCTCTCTGGGAGAGGAAGGATATCTGCAGATCGAAGCTATGCATGCGTTTGACGGAGCTGTTTTTCATTGCCTGCGGGCAGAATAATTTCCTGGGAGGGGCCGGCCGTGAAAAATTTTCATTCTCTGAGAGTAAAGATAGCAGCAGTATTTTGTGTCTGTGTCATTATTCCTCTGCTGGGCGTAAACCTGGTAGTGTTCAAGTGGTATCAGCAAAACCTGGAGGAAAGCACAGTACGGGTATATGATATGGTCAGCGACCAGATTGAAACGAACCTTGATACATATCTGACTGCCGTAAAACGGATTTCACTGTATCCATATTACAACAATCAGATACAGGAAATCCTTTATGATATATCCATACATGGAGACCGGAGTGTAATGACCAGGGAAAACAATGATATTATGAATGACTTTCTGTTTAATATGCTGATTCAGGATCAGGAAATCCAGTCGGTGTTTATTACAGACCTGGATGGAAATGTGGTTTATAATAAGAGCAACGGAGGATATTATCGCGATACGGATTACTTCAGAAGCTATATTGCATCTATGGATGAGGAATTTCTGATAATTCCCACGCACCCCCAGAGCTATGTGAACCGTACCCGCAAAAATGTTTTCAGCTATGTGCGTGTAATTAAAGAAGTAAATACAAATACACCGATCGGCTATGCTATTCTGGAAATGGACAGCGGGCTGATTCTGGAAATGACAGAAAAAAACAGTGATGTCTCAGATGCGTATATTGCGGTTACACTGCAGGATGGTTCCATGCTGAACGGAACGATACCGGAAGAGCAGTTGGAAGCTTTTTCAGAGTATTTTTCTGAGACCGGAAGGGATGACAGCGAAGGAAGTGTAATAATTGATGGGGATCGTTACCTGCTCAGTGTATCTGCAAAAAGTGACAATGGCCTGGTGACCTGGATATTTCAGAAGGAAGAGGTAGTCATGTCGGGGCTGAATCAGATGGCCGGGCTGACGACGCTTATCTTGATTCTGGTCAGTGCGGCAGTTCTGGCAGCAACGGTAGTGGCTTCACGGCAGCTGACAGCTCCGCTGGTGCATCTTCGCGACGCAATGATGCAGGTAAAGCATGGAAACTTTAAGGCGAAAGTAAAAGAAGCCGGAGGCAGAGATGAGGTAGGAGAGCTGACAGACTGCTTTAACTCTATGCTGGATGCGATCGACGATTTGATCACAAGGGAATATAAGCTGAAGCTCCAGGAAAGAGACGCAAATCTTCAGGCGCTGCAGAACCAGATTAATCCGCATTTTCTGTATAATACGCTGGAGAGCATTACGATGATGGCGGAAATTAACGACGATACGGATGTGGCGGAGATGGTGACGGATCTGGGCAAGTTTATGCGGTTTACACTTACGACCAGAGATGCAATGGTACGCCTGAGCGAGGAGCTGGCCTGTGTAGAGAATTATGTACAGATCCAGAATGTCCGGTATGACCATTGTATATCTCTGAGTGTGGATTGTCCGGAGAAGTTGGCAGATAACCGGATCGTAAAGCTGAGCATCCAGCCGGTTGTCGAGAACGCTATCTTACATGGCACAGGAGGAGCCGGGAGCGGAATCCATCTTCGAATCAGAGTGCGGGAGGAAAATTCTGATATGGAAATTCTTATCGCGGATGATGGGCAGGGGATGGATCCGGAAACGCTGGCGGGCGTTATAAAAAATCTGGAGCAGGGAGAGGAGACGGAACGGCCCGGGCAGAGTATCGGTCTGAAAAATGTGCATCAGCGGATAAAGCTGAGGTATGGAGAAAAATACGGATTAAAAATAACAAGCAAACCGGGAAAAGGGACGGAGGTTCGACTGCTGCTGCCGTGCAGCCGGGAGGAAAGTCATGCTTAGAATTATGGTTGTGGATGATGAACCCATTATATTAAAAGGGATAAAGAGTATCATTAAGAGACGGGCACAGGATTATGTGGCAGCGGGAGAAGCAAAAAGCCTGGAGGAGGCGGTAAATACGGCGCTTGCGTGCCGGCCGGATGTCATTATCACAGATATTCGTATGCCGGACGGAACAGGGCTGGAAATGATCGAACGGCTGCTGGATAAGCTGCCGGATACGAAATATGTGGTACTGAGCGGATACGGAGAATTTGAGTATGCGCAGGAGGCACTGCGGCTGGGAGTTTCTGATTATATATTGAAACCGGTAAACAGCAGAGAAATTTATTCTGTGCTGGAGAAAATGGCGGCGCTGTTTCAGGAAAAAAGGCAGAGCCTTTCAAGGAAAAATGCGGAAAGAATCAGAGACGCTCTTTATCAGTTTTTTTACCGGAATAACAGGGGAGAAGAGGGAGTGCTGCGGCAGAGTCTGAAAGAAAGCTGTTTTTTCACAGTAGTGTTACTCCAGCTCCCGGCGATATGCGGAAGCGAAATACGGCAGCAGGGAATCCGGGCAGCAGAGGGCTGGCTGGAAAAAAATCAGACGGGTTTTGTGACAGCAGATGGCAATGAAATATGTATTCTGCTGCAGACGGAGAAGGTATCGGATATTCATTTTATAAATCATTTTCTTCTGGAGCAGATGAAGGAGCTGGGGATAGAGGGAAGCTGCCTTTATGTCAGCGACACTGTGTCGGAT
This is a stretch of genomic DNA from Marvinbryantia formatexigens DSM 14469. It encodes these proteins:
- a CDS encoding putative toxin-antitoxin system toxin component, PIN family → MRILIDTNILFSALLFPRSKPAKALLYIAQNHEMVLCDRNIAELRDILNRKAPKYLPDAEVLLAEMSYELIPAVDYAEKLIRDAKDQPILNAAIVSDVDVILTGDKDFLSLDMEHPKCMTATQFFEYEGVEE
- a CDS encoding cache domain-containing sensor histidine kinase; this translates as MKNFHSLRVKIAAVFCVCVIIPLLGVNLVVFKWYQQNLEESTVRVYDMVSDQIETNLDTYLTAVKRISLYPYYNNQIQEILYDISIHGDRSVMTRENNDIMNDFLFNMLIQDQEIQSVFITDLDGNVVYNKSNGGYYRDTDYFRSYIASMDEEFLIIPTHPQSYVNRTRKNVFSYVRVIKEVNTNTPIGYAILEMDSGLILEMTEKNSDVSDAYIAVTLQDGSMLNGTIPEEQLEAFSEYFSETGRDDSEGSVIIDGDRYLLSVSAKSDNGLVTWIFQKEEVVMSGLNQMAGLTTLILILVSAAVLAATVVASRQLTAPLVHLRDAMMQVKHGNFKAKVKEAGGRDEVGELTDCFNSMLDAIDDLITREYKLKLQERDANLQALQNQINPHFLYNTLESITMMAEINDDTDVAEMVTDLGKFMRFTLTTRDAMVRLSEELACVENYVQIQNVRYDHCISLSVDCPEKLADNRIVKLSIQPVVENAILHGTGGAGSGIHLRIRVREENSDMEILIADDGQGMDPETLAGVIKNLEQGEETERPGQSIGLKNVHQRIKLRYGEKYGLKITSKPGKGTEVRLLLPCSREESHA